The Stieleria maiorica genome includes the window GGGCGTTCGGTTTTGGTTCGCGTGACCAGCACGGCGCCGCCCAGCGACGGCGCTTCCTCCTGGACGCCGCCGGAGTCGGTCAGCACCAAGGTGGCGCGATCCATCAGCCAGACGAATTCGGGATAATCGGCCGGCGGGACCAGATGGATATTTTTTGCTCCGCCGAGCAGCTGATGGACGGGGCCGTGTACGTTGGGGTTCAAGTGCACGGGATAAATGAACTCGGTTTGCGGGTGGGACGCGGCCAATTCGGTCAGCGCGGCGCAGATTTGTTCCAGCCCGCCGCCAAAATTCTCACGGCGATGCCCGGTGACCAACACGACGCTGTCGGCCAGCGCCATCGGGTACTTTTCCTGCCACCTTGCATCGTCGGCGCGTTCTTTGGCGACGGTGTGCAGCAGCGCATCGATCACCGTATTGCCGGTGACGCGGATCTGTTGTCGGGCAACGCCCTCGGCCAGCAGGGCGGATTCGCTGCGGGCGGTCGGGGCGCAGTGCAAGGTCGTGACAATCCCAGTGACTCGGCGGTTAAATTCTTCGGGCCACGGTGCTGCCAAATCGCCCGTTCTCAGCCCCGCCTCGACGTGCACGACCGGCAAGCGATGGTAGAACGCGACG containing:
- the wecB gene encoding non-hydrolyzing UDP-N-acetylglucosamine 2-epimerase, producing the protein MPAQTSPSTHLADSSQIIPRRRGGPLRPLIVFGTRPEAIKLAPLVMECKARPEQVEPIVCSTGQHREMLAQVLSYFSITPEIDLGLMQPGQTLTALTARCLEAVDRVIDQCQPDCIVVQGDTTTVMASAIVAFYHRLPVVHVEAGLRTGDLAAPWPEEFNRRVTGIVTTLHCAPTARSESALLAEGVARQQIRVTGNTVIDALLHTVAKERADDARWQEKYPMALADSVVLVTGHRRENFGGGLEQICAALTELAASHPQTEFIYPVHLNPNVHGPVHQLLGGAKNIHLVPPADYPEFVWLMDRATLVLTDSGGVQEEAPSLGGAVLVTRTKTERPEAVDAGLAELVGTDRQQIVRRASELLAKPKDSRGATVIDNPYGDGKAAKRIVDWMVGQA